From the genome of Chanos chanos chromosome 5, fChaCha1.1, whole genome shotgun sequence, one region includes:
- the cbln2a gene encoding cerebellin-2a: MVKDRDPGSFAMLTSILLLGYSVAFSAGQNDTEPVVLEGKCLVVCDSNPSAEGGVTSSFGISVRAAGAKVAFSAVRGTNHEPSEMSNKSMTIYFDQVLVNIGNHFDLKASVFQAPRRGIYSFSFHVVKVYNRQTIQVNLMHNEYPIISAFAGDQDVTREAASNGVLLHLEREDKLYLKLERGNLMGGWKYSTFSGFLVFPL, translated from the exons ATGGTGAAAGACAGGGACCCTGGATCCTTTGCCATGCTGACCTCCATCCTGTTGTTGGGGTACAGCGTTGCCTTTTCAGCGGGACAGAATGACACCGAACCCGTTGTTCTGGAGGGTAAATGCTTGGTTGTATGTGACTCGAACCCGTCTGCCGAAGGAGGAGTTACCTCCTCGTTTGGGATATCAGTGCGAGCCGCTGGAGCTAAGGTGGCTTTCTCTGCCGTCAGAGGAACAAACCATGAACCATCTGAAATGAGTAACAAATCCATGACCATCTACTTTGACCAG GTGCTAGTGAACATCGGAAACCACTTTGATTTAAAGGCAAGTGTATTTCAAGCACCAAGACGCGGCATCTACAGCTTCAGCTTTCACGTCGTGAAGGTTTACAACCGGCAGACTATACAG GTAAACTTGATGCATAACGAATACCCAATAATATCTGCGTTTGCCGGTGATCAGGACGTCACCCGAGAGGCTGCAAGCAACGGAGTTCTACTTCACTTGGAGCGCGAGGATAAACTCTATCTCAAACTGGAGAGAGGCAATCTCATGGGCGGTTGGAAGTACTCCACGTTCTCTGGTTTCTTAGTTTTCCCGCTCTAA